The region TTGGTCAGCCGCTACGACTCCCTCGCCATCCTCAAGTGCCTCGGCGTGCGGCCCCGGGAGCTCTTCGGTCTCTACCTCACCCAGACCGCCCTCCTCGCCCTCGCCGGTAGCCTGGTCGGGCTGCTCGCCGGCAGTGCCCTGCAGCGCATCGTGCCGGCCCTGTTCCCGGATCTGGTGCCCGTCGACCTGCTCGATCCCTGGCAGCCGGAAGCGCTGCTGCGCGGCCTCGCCCTCGGCCTCGGGGTGGCCTTGATCTTCGCCATCGCACCGCTGACCTCGATCCTCCGGCTGCCGCCGGCGCGCGCCTTCCGGCAAAGCGTCGAGCCGCCCCCGCCGAGCCGGGGAGCGACCCTCGGCACCGCCGCCCTGCTGCTCGGCGGCATCACCCTGTTCGCCATCGGCCAAGCCCGCGACGGCCTCCTCGGCGGCGCCTTCACGCTGGTTCTGCTGGCCACCGGCGGCGCCCTCGCGCTGGCCTCGAGCCTGACCACCGGAACCCTCGCCCGCCTGCCGGAGAGCTTCGGCGGCACCGCCCTGCGCCACGGCCTCAAGGCGCTGCTGCGCCCCGGCGCCGGCACCCGCGGCGCCATGGTCGCCCTCGGCCTGGGCGTGCTGGTGGTCGCCACCATGGCCCAGGTCGAGAGTCAGCTCGGACACCGTTTGACCACCCAGGTGCCGGACGATGCCCCGTCGGCCTTCCTGGTCGACATCCAGCCGGACCAGTGGAGCGGCGTGCAGTCGCTGCTCGGCGAGGCCGGCGCCCGCGGCATCGACTCGGTGCCGGTGGTGATGGCCCGGCTGCGCTCGATCGACGGCGTCGGCATCTCCTCGGCCGCCGAGGCCGACGAGGAAACCAACGACAACGCCCGCCGCTGGGCCCTCACTCGGGAACAGCGACTGACCTACCTCGACCGCCTACCGGACGACAATCGCATCGTCGCCGGTGCCCTGTGGAACGATCCACAGGCGCTGGAAGTCAGCGTCGAGCGCGACTTCGCCGAAGACCTCGGCGTCGAGCTCGGCTCGCGTCTGCTGTTCGACATCCAGGGAGTGCCGCTGGAGCTGGTGGTCTCCAGCCTGCGCACCGTCGAATGGGAAACCTTCGGCCTCAACTTCTTCCTGGTCGCCGAGCCGGCGGCCCTCGACGCCGCTCCTCACCTGCGAGTCGCCACCTTTCGCCTGGCTCCGGAGGTCGAGCGCCAGACCCAGAACCGCCTCGCCGCCGCCTACCCCAACATCACCATGCTGCGCATCGGTGAGCTGCTCGACAAGGTCACCACCCTGCTCACCCGGATCGGCCTGGCGGTGCGCTTGCTGGGCGCCTTCACGGTGCTGTCGGGCCTCGCCATCCTGGCCGGCGCCATCGCCGCCGGGGCCGCCCGCCGGGGCAGCGAAGTGGCTCTGCTCAAAACCCTCGGCGTCACCCGCTGGGGAGTGGTGGCACGATTCGCTCTCGAGTACTCGCTGATCGGCGCCGTCGCCGGCGTGGTCGGCCTGGCCAGCTCGACCCTGCTCTCCTGGGGCATCCTCGAGAAGGGCCTCGAGGTCGGTTGGTCACCGCAGCCGGCGCTGCTGGTGATGGCCTTCGCCGTCACCGTCGGCCTGAGCACCCTCGCCGGCCTCGGCGCCAGCGCGCGGGCCCTGGCGGTGCGTCCCCTGGCGGTCCTGCGCCAGCCCTGACGGCTCAGGCCGCGAGCCTCAACCCTGGTCGATGGCTTCAGGGCGGCAGGCCGGTGCGCTCGAGTAGCTCGCTCACCGGAACAAAGCGATAACCCAGCTCACGGGCTCGCGGTACCTCCTGGCGCAACACCTCCAGGGTCGCCGGATGGGGGTGGCCGATGGCGATGGCGGCGCCGCGGTCACGGCTCACCCCGAGGAGCCGCCGAAACTGGAAGCGCACCGCCTCCGGCGCAGGATCGGGATCGAGGAACACCTGGCGCTCGGCGGTCGGAATCCCGAGATCGACGGCGGTGCGAAAAGCGACACTCTGCGGGCTGGTGCGGGAATCGAGGAAGAACAGGCCGCGCTCCGCAACCACTTCGAGAACCGCCCGCATCGACAAGGCATCGGCGGTCAACACGGAGCCCATGTGATTGTTGACCCCGCGGGCGGTCGGCACCGCCTCGAGGGCGCGGCCGGTCGCCGCCGCCAGCTCGGCGGCGGCCATCCCGGCGCGCAGGGCGCCGGGGCCCGGGGTCGCTCCGTCTCGGCCCTCCATGGGGAGATGGAGCAGAACCTCGGCGCCGTGATCCTCGAGCGCCGCGAGGACTTGGGGAGTGCGGCTCTCGAAGGGCAGCACCGCGTAGGACACGGGCACTCCAAGGGCCTCCAGGTCGTGGACGTCGGCGACCCTCCGGCCGAGATCGTCGATCACCAGGGCGATGCGAGCCTCACCGCTCGCCGGCAAGGCTTCGGGAAGGGACTCGGGCTGAGACTGCGGTGTGACCGGAGCCACCACCTCGGGCTCGGAGGAGGGGACAGGTCGCTCTTGCGCCGGCGGCACCGAAGGCGCGGCGGCCGGCTCCTCCTCGACCACCACCGGTTCAGCGGGCGGACCCGCCGTGCGATAGGCGAGATAGACCGCCGCCACCACCACCATGGCCAGGAACAGGAAGAGCAGCACTCCTCCCAGACCGACCTGCTTGCGCCGCCGACGACGCCCCTTCTTCGCCATGTCTCGATTCGCCGAAAATGGAGCCCGAGGCACCCGGCCGATGGCGGCGGGCGGCGCAGCCGCCCACCTTTCCCAGCGCCGTCCCGCGCTTCAGGACGGTGGCCTCGTCAGGCGGCTTTCTGCTCCGTGGATTCCAGGGGCTCGTCGTCCTTCAATCGCTCGATGCCACGCTGCAGGATGAGATCTTCGAAATCCGTCTCACCCGCCGAGAATCCGGCGGTTCCGGGGCGCACCCGAACGTCCGGCTCGAGGCTCGACGACAGCGGCTCACCGTCCGGCCCGGTGTAGAAAGCCGAGGTGTAGAACAGGCTGCCGCCGCTCGCCAGGGCCGAAGAATCGCGCTGGCCGGCCCAGCCGAAGGTGCGATCACCGACCAGCTCGGCCCCCGCCTTCTGGCGCAGAACGGTGGCGAGGATCTCCGACGGCCCGAGGGTTCCGCGGCTCACCAACACCACCATCCGGCCCTGCCAGACCACCTCGTCGCGACCGGCAAAGCTCACCAGATCTTCGTCCTTGCGCACCAGCTTGCCGAGCTCGCCACGAGCAAACAGGTCCGCCAAGCGATAGGCGACGTTGGCATCGCCACCGGCGGAGCGGCGCAGGTCGACCAGCAAGCGATCACCCTCGAAATTCTCGAGGAAGTCGCGCAGCGGAGCCTCGGCAGCGGCCTGGGGCGAGAAGATTCGAACGATCTGCTCGCCGTCCTGCTCGGCGAACTCGACCGGCGCCGTCTCGAAGGCCTCGAGGGCTATCGTCAGAGCGTGGGTATCGCCGCGGCGGATCACCTCCACCTCGACCTGCGAGCCGGCCTCCCCGCCGAGCATCTGCTGCACCTTCCACAGCGGCAGTTCACGGGTCAGCTCGCCGTTGACCTTGGAGATCAGGTCGTTCATGCGCAGTCCGGCGTCCTCCGCCGGGCTCCCCGGGGCGACCGATACCGCGTAGGCGACCCCGCGCTCCTTCAGGATGGTCAATCCGGTGAGCTGCTCGACGGTCGCACTCGCCGCCAGGTAGGCCTCGACCTGCCCCGGTGGGACATACATCGAGAAGGGATCGAGGGCATCGGTGGTGCCGTCGAGGGCTCCCAGCATCAACTCTCCGATCTCCGGAGAATCGACGTAGGCCTGGCGAATCAGGCTCAGCACCTCGGTGAAGACCGACAGATACTTGTAGAGGGAATCTTCCCCCGTGGGCTCATCCTTGGTGACGGCGCCGAGCAACGTGCCGCTCAACAGGGTCACTACCAGCGCTGCGCTGACGAAAAAAAAGGTCATCCGGCCGCGATTCATGGGGGCTCCTCAACGAAACCATTGGAGGGGGTCTTCGGGGCGGTTTTCGACGCGGATCTCGAAGTACAGGGAGTTGGACGCTCGACCCACCACATCTCCCAGAGATACTACCTCATCGCGCCCGACGCCGACGCTGGAAAGTCCTGCATACAGGGTAAATACACGCCCGGCGTGGTGCACGATCACGGTCGGGCCGTAGCCGCGGAAGGGGGCCGCGAAGAGCACCTTGCCGGGGTAGACGGAGCGTACTTCGTCGCCGCTGGCGGTGGTGAAGGCGACGCCGTTGTGGGGTACCCGGGTGCGGTAGCGGGGGTCGAGGCGTGGGCCGAAGCCCTGGCTCACCCGCCCGGCGACCGGGCGATCGAGCACGCCGCGGAAGTCCTGGATCGGCCGACCGCTGAGCACGGCTCCGCTGCGCCCGTAGAGAAAGTCGAGGAAGTTGGCCAGCTTGCTCTCGCGATCCTCGAGCTCCGAAGCCCGCGCCTCGAGGCTGCGCCGGCGCCCCCCGAGCTCGGCCAGCAGAGTTTCCTGGCGGCGGCGCATGCGAGCGAGCTCGTCCTGACGATCCTCTTCCTGCTCGAGCCATTGGCGCACCTCCTGCTGCTTGCCGATGAGGGTCTTGCGCTCGTCCTCGAGGCCGTCCCGCGCCTGCCGAAAGCTGCGGAAGGCGCGCGCATCGCGCCGCACCAGGAAGCGCAGCAGGCGGATCGCCTCGAGCATGTCGGTGCCCGGCTCGACGGACAGAAAGAGACGCAGGTAGCCGTGGCCACCGAGGCGATAGAGCCCACCGAGACGACCGCGCAGTTCGTCCCGAACGGCGGCTAAGCGCACCTCGAGGTCGGCGATACGGCGCTCGCTGTCGGCCACCTGCTGTTCGCTCAGGGCACGGGCGGCGCGCGCCTCGAGCAGCCGCTCGTTCTGCAGCTCGAGCTCGACATCGAGCCGCTCCAGGCGGCCCTCGGCTCCGGACTCTCGACGCTCGACCGCCTGCAGATCCTGCTGCAGCTTCTTGATCTGGCGGCGCACTCGGGCCAGCTCTTCCTCGCGCGAACCGACCTGCGCCGTCACCGGCACCACGGCGAGGGCGAACGTACTCAGAATCAGCAGGAAACGGCCGGCGACGCCCATGGCGGCGATTCTACCCGCGACCCCACCGGCTGCGGTGAGCCACCGGACAGGCGCAAGAGCCGACCGTCATGCCCCCCTCTTCAGGTCGGGACTCCCCGGGTGGCGACCAGGAGTACCGCCGTGACGTTGCCGATTGCATGCAGCAGCCAGGGACCGACGATGGATTCCGAGCGGATGCGCAGCCAACCCTTGAAAAGCCCGAAGGCGAAAACCAGCAAGAGCAAAGGCCAAAGCTCCGGAGCAAACACCAGCAGCGCCAAGTGCGGAAGAAGGAAGATCAGCGCTTGCCAGAGGTTGGCCCAAGGCAACCGAAGGCGTCGGCCGAGGCTACCGGCGATCAGGCCACGAAATAGCAGCTCCTCACAGAAGCCGGTCTTGACGACGCCGTAGATCAGGGCCACCAGAACCACCTCGGGAGCCAACCCGAGGCCGGCATAGGCGCTCATCGCGGAGCCTTCGCGGGTCAGAGGCTCGGGGTCGCGCAGGAAGATCGCCAGCGCGAGCGCCACCAGCAGACCCATCCCACCGCCATAGGCGATGTACTTAGCCTCGCCGAGCTGCAGCCCGGCCCGACGGGCCACCTCTCCGAAGCTTCGACGGTACTTCCAACGATGGAAGAGGTAGTAGCCGCCAAAGGGCAGGAGCAACAGAACAACCAGATTCGCGACAGCGTTGGCGACGGCGGAAATGACCATGAGCAACCCTCCCCGAAACGATCTAACGAACGAGACTTCTCCCCGCAGGACAGCGCTCTCAGGGCACGAGCCCGGTCATTCGTCCGAGGGCGCCGCGCAGCCCTCTTCTC is a window of Acidobacteriota bacterium DNA encoding:
- a CDS encoding FtsX-like permease family protein, translated to MRLDLYGRLLLRESRGTRRPLAFFVACLAVGVTAVVAVAGLSAGLDAGIRSQARNLLAADLALEGRRPLPDEIQARLADPRIAARVEIKEMVTLVAAPGSGESQLAELKAVGSGYPFYGEIELLPDRPIAELLSAETALAAPELLARLGLAIGDGLAIGGERFVIAGEIEREPDRLQVGLAMGPRVMISLDGLARTSLAQKGSRIEHRTLLQLADAGADPEALAEDLAAELPPYYRVETSRQAQPSLRQGVDRVDRFLGLTALLSLLVGGLGIGQTVRAWLVSRYDSLAILKCLGVRPRELFGLYLTQTALLALAGSLVGLLAGSALQRIVPALFPDLVPVDLLDPWQPEALLRGLALGLGVALIFAIAPLTSILRLPPARAFRQSVEPPPPSRGATLGTAALLLGGITLFAIGQARDGLLGGAFTLVLLATGGALALASSLTTGTLARLPESFGGTALRHGLKALLRPGAGTRGAMVALGLGVLVVATMAQVESQLGHRLTTQVPDDAPSAFLVDIQPDQWSGVQSLLGEAGARGIDSVPVVMARLRSIDGVGISSAAEADEETNDNARRWALTREQRLTYLDRLPDDNRIVAGALWNDPQALEVSVERDFAEDLGVELGSRLLFDIQGVPLELVVSSLRTVEWETFGLNFFLVAEPAALDAAPHLRVATFRLAPEVERQTQNRLAAAYPNITMLRIGELLDKVTTLLTRIGLAVRLLGAFTVLSGLAILAGAIAAGAARRGSEVALLKTLGVTRWGVVARFALEYSLIGAVAGVVGLASSTLLSWGILEKGLEVGWSPQPALLVMAFAVTVGLSTLAGLGASARALAVRPLAVLRQP
- a CDS encoding divergent polysaccharide deacetylase family protein: MAKKGRRRRRKQVGLGGVLLFLFLAMVVVAAVYLAYRTAGPPAEPVVVEEEPAAAPSVPPAQERPVPSSEPEVVAPVTPQSQPESLPEALPASGEARIALVIDDLGRRVADVHDLEALGVPVSYAVLPFESRTPQVLAALEDHGAEVLLHLPMEGRDGATPGPGALRAGMAAAELAAATGRALEAVPTARGVNNHMGSVLTADALSMRAVLEVVAERGLFFLDSRTSPQSVAFRTAVDLGIPTAERQVFLDPDPAPEAVRFQFRRLLGVSRDRGAAIAIGHPHPATLEVLRQEVPRARELGYRFVPVSELLERTGLPP
- a CDS encoding S41 family peptidase; protein product: MNRGRMTFFFVSAALVVTLLSGTLLGAVTKDEPTGEDSLYKYLSVFTEVLSLIRQAYVDSPEIGELMLGALDGTTDALDPFSMYVPPGQVEAYLAASATVEQLTGLTILKERGVAYAVSVAPGSPAEDAGLRMNDLISKVNGELTRELPLWKVQQMLGGEAGSQVEVEVIRRGDTHALTIALEAFETAPVEFAEQDGEQIVRIFSPQAAAEAPLRDFLENFEGDRLLVDLRRSAGGDANVAYRLADLFARGELGKLVRKDEDLVSFAGRDEVVWQGRMVVLVSRGTLGPSEILATVLRQKAGAELVGDRTFGWAGQRDSSALASGGSLFYTSAFYTGPDGEPLSSSLEPDVRVRPGTAGFSAGETDFEDLILQRGIERLKDDEPLESTEQKAA
- a CDS encoding peptidoglycan DD-metalloendopeptidase family protein translates to MGVAGRFLLILSTFALAVVPVTAQVGSREEELARVRRQIKKLQQDLQAVERRESGAEGRLERLDVELELQNERLLEARAARALSEQQVADSERRIADLEVRLAAVRDELRGRLGGLYRLGGHGYLRLFLSVEPGTDMLEAIRLLRFLVRRDARAFRSFRQARDGLEDERKTLIGKQQEVRQWLEQEEDRQDELARMRRRQETLLAELGGRRRSLEARASELEDRESKLANFLDFLYGRSGAVLSGRPIQDFRGVLDRPVAGRVSQGFGPRLDPRYRTRVPHNGVAFTTASGDEVRSVYPGKVLFAAPFRGYGPTVIVHHAGRVFTLYAGLSSVGVGRDEVVSLGDVVGRASNSLYFEIRVENRPEDPLQWFR
- a CDS encoding CPBP family intramembrane glutamic endopeptidase translates to MVISAVANAVANLVVLLLLPFGGYYLFHRWKYRRSFGEVARRAGLQLGEAKYIAYGGGMGLLVALALAIFLRDPEPLTREGSAMSAYAGLGLAPEVVLVALIYGVVKTGFCEELLFRGLIAGSLGRRLRLPWANLWQALIFLLPHLALLVFAPELWPLLLLVFAFGLFKGWLRIRSESIVGPWLLHAIGNVTAVLLVATRGVPT